In Puntigrus tetrazona isolate hp1 chromosome 18, ASM1883169v1, whole genome shotgun sequence, one genomic interval encodes:
- the LOC122363148 gene encoding extracellular calcium-sensing receptor-like: protein MWFTLKICLYLSFTFVSAFISDSCQIQGHFKLSGMYQAGDFIIGGLFEVQHLKVFPDLSFRMEPEQPKCEEFYMSSFQQAQTMIFAINEINKNPNLLPNITLGYHLYDNCLKLVVAFRAATTLISGTKNIFSDLNCTGPPPVIAIVGDPGSTHSIAVSSVLGLFRIPMISYYATCSCLSDRKKYPSFFRTIPSDAFQVRAMVQILKYFGWTWVGVLYSDDDYGIYAAQSFHQEMQRFGGCVAFSEIMPYDNHRDIQRIVAVIKASTARVVVAFSTDLLPLMDELLLQNVTGRQWIASEAWTTSPVLHLPRFVPIVGGTLGIAIRRGEIKGLKDFLLRLQPDNDPRNNMVRIFWENMFGCSFENESRDGKKICTVEEDLNSTVNEYNDVSELRASYNVYKAVYALAHALHDLMQCEEGRGPFSGNKCADITNLQPWQMIHYLQKVNFTTGFGDHVSFDENGDALAIYDVMNWHPSSDGSIVVRTVGVVNEGSTTGKVLTLDEDALYWNFETKKPPRSVCSESCLPGTRRATRKGLPVCCFDCLPCADGEISNSADSTECTACPNEFWSSPEKNHCVPKEVEFLSYEDPLGISLTTASLLGTCVCALVMIIFALHYNTPVVRSNNSELSFLLLLSLKLCFLCVLLFIGQPQLWTCQLRHAMFGISFVLCVSSILVKTMVVIAVFKSSRPEGKSAMKWFGATQQRSTVLVLTAVQVVICAVWLSTASPTPHKNNQYIRSKIVFECAIGSVAGFAILLGYIGLLAAVSFLLAFLARNLPDNFNEAKFITFSMLIFCAVWIAFVPAYVSSPGKYSVAVEIFAILASSFGLLVAIFAPKCYIILIHPERNTKKAIMGRKAEKK from the exons ATGTGGTTTACTCTAAAAATCTGTCTCTATCTTTCCTTTACCTTTGTCTCTGCTTTCATTTCAGACTCTTGTCAAATCCAGGGACACTTTAAGCTGAGCGGAATGTACCAGGCTGGAGATTTTATAATCGGAGGCTTGTTTGAGGTTCAGCACCTCAAAGTCTTTCCAGATCTTAGTTTCAGAATGGAGCCGGAACAGCCCAAGTGTGAGGA ATTCTACATGTCAAGTTTCCAGCAGGCACAAACCATGATTTTTGCTATAAATGAGATCAATAAGAATCCAAACCTGCTGCCTAACATCACTCTTGGTTACCATCTTTATGACAACTGTTTGAAGCTTGTAGTGGCATTCAGGGCTGCTACAACTCTTATTAGtggcacaaaaaatatattttcagaccTGAATTGTACTGGCCCACCACCTGTGATTGCTATTGTTGGGGATCCTGGGTCCACGCACTCCATTGCAGTTTCTAGTGTACTGGGTCTGTTTCGCATTCCAATG ATTAGCTACTACGCCACCTGCTCCTGTTTGAGTGACAGGAAAAAGTATCCCTCTTTCTTCAGAACAATCCCCAGTGATGCCTTCCAGGTCCGTGCTATGGTTCAGATCTTAAAATATTTCGGATGGACATGGGTTGGGGTCCTCTATAGTGATGATGATTATGGAATCTATGCTGCTCAGTCTTTTCATCAGGAAATGCAGCGATTTGGAGGTTGTGTGgctttttctgaaataatgcCTTATGATAATCACAGGGACATTCAGCGCATAGTGGCAGTGATAAAGGCCTCTACAGCCAGAGTAGTGGTGGCATTCTCAACTGATCTGTTACCCCTGATGGACGAATTATTGCTGCAAAATGTGACAGGCAGGCAGTGGATTGCAAGTGAGGCTTGGACCACCTCACCTGTGCTCCACCTTCCACGTTTTGTACCAATTGTTGGGGGCACTTTGGGCATTGCCATTCGTCGAGGAGAGATCAAGGGACTTAAAGACTTTCTTCTACGTCTTCAACCTGACAACGATCCAAGAAATAATATGGTGAGAATCTTCTGGGAGAACATGTTTGGGTGCAGTTTTGAGAATGAAAGCAGAGatggtaaaaaaatatgtacagtgGAAGAGGATCTCAACAGCACTGTTAATGAATATAATGATGTATCAGAGCTGAGGGCCTCTTATAATGTGTATAAAGCAGTTTATGCACTGGCACATGCTCTTCATGACCTGATGCAGTGTGAGGAGGGGAGAGGACCATTCAGTGGGAACAAATGTGCCGATATAACTAATTTACAGCCATGGCAG ATGATTCACTACCTACAGAAAGTGAACTTTACCACAGGTTTTGGGGATCATGTGTCATTTGATGAAAATGGAGATGCTCTGGCCATCTATGATGTGATGAACTGGCATCCTAGCTCTGATGGGTCGATTGTTGTCCGCACAGTTGGTGTGGTGAATGAAGGGTCGACAACAGGGAAAGTGCTCACGCTTGATGAGGATGCATTATACTGGAACTttgagacaaaaaaa CCTCCAAGGTCTGTGTGCAGTGAGAGTTGCCTCCCAGGAACCAGAAGAGCCACAAGAAAGGGCCTTCCTGTCTGCTGTTTTGATTGCTTGCCATGTGCAGATGGAGAGATTTCTAATTCAGCAG ATTCTACAGAATGTACAGCATGTCCAAATGAATTCTGGTCCAGTCCCGAAAAAAATCACTGTGTCCCTAAAGAAGTAGAGTTTTTGTCCTATGAGGATCCTCTGGGCATCTCTCTGACCACTGCTTCCCTGCTTGGCACTTGCGTCTGTGCTCTTGTGATGATCATCTTTGCTCTTCACTATAACACTCCTGTGGTACGCTCCAACAATTCAGAGCTCAGCTTTCTGCTGCTGTTGTCACTTAAACTGTGTTTCCTGTGTGTGCTGCTGTTCATTGGCCAGCCACAGTTATGGACATGTCAGTTAAGACATGCCATGTTTGGTATTAGCTTCGTACTTTGTGTCTCCAGTATCCTGGTCAAGACTATGGTTGTAATCGCTGTGTTCAAGTCATCTCGACCAGAGGGTAAAAGTGCAATGAAATGGTTTGGAGCAACTCAACAACGAAGCACCGTCCTAGTTCTCACTGCTGTTCAGGTTGTGATATGTGCAGTCTGGCTATCAACTGCCTCTCCAACACCACATAAAAACAACCAGTATATCAGGTCTAAAATAGTATTTGAATGTGCCATTGGTTCGGTGGCTGGGTTTGCCATTCTGCTTGGGTACATTGGCCTCCTGGCAGCAGTAAGCTTCCTGTTAGCTTTTCTTGCAAGAAATCTTCCAGATAATTTTAATGAAGCCAAATTCATTACCTTCAGTATGCTTATCTTCTGTGCTGTGTGGATTGCATTTGTTCCAGCATATGTGAGTTCTCCAGGGAAATATTCAGTTGCTGTGgagatatttgccattttagctTCTAGTTTTGGATTACTGGTGGCCATATTTGCCCCAAAGTGCTACATCATTCTTATACATCCagaaagaaacactaaaaaagCCATAATGGGAAGAAAAGCTGAAAAGAAATAA
- the LOC122363168 gene encoding extracellular calcium-sensing receptor-like, with translation MYQNGDLIIGGLFEIQRYLKVFPELNFRTEPKLPRCELFYMTSFQQAATMVFAINEINNNPNLLPNITLGYQIYDNCLRLGVAFRGATALVGGTEETISDLNCKGPPPVIGLIGDPGSTHSIAISSVLGLFRLPMISYYATCSCLSDRKKYPSFFRTIPSDAFQVRAMVQILKHFKWTWVGLIYSDNDYGIYAAQSFHQEMQLFGHCVAFSEILPNDNNPTDIQRIIGMIRSSTARVVVVFSASSLLIPLMNEVAMQNITGRQWIASEAWATSTVFRTPRFQPYLGGTMGIAIRRGEIQGLYDFLLRIHPNNDQRNDIVRIFWENIFGCSFETDGKGADGTQVKKVCTGQEDLSKTNTPYTDVSGLRAPYNVYKAVYALAHALHDLMQCKEGRGPFSGNKCADITNLKPWQLIHYLQKVNFTTGFGDHVSFDKNGDALAIYDVLNWQPSSEGSIKLYKVGVVNDGAATGIVLTLNEDAFFWNFETLKSVCTESCPPGTRRATRKGLPVCCFDCLPCGDGEISNTTDAIECTPCPDEFWSNPEKDQCVPKEIEFLSYEDPLGISLTTASLLGTIICALVMIIFALHRNTPIVRANNSELSFLLLVSLKLCFLCVLLFIGQPQLWTCQLRHAVFGISFVLCISSILVKTMVVIAVFKSSRPEGKGAMKWFGAAQQRCTVLVLTALQVVICAVWLSTASPTPHKNSQYIRSKIVYECAVGSVAGFSLLLGYIGLLAAVSFLLAFLSRNLPDNFNEAKFITFSMLIFCAVWIAFVPAYVSSPGKYAVAVEIFAILASSFGLLVAIFVPKCYIILLHPEKNTKKAIMRREAQNK, from the exons ATGTACCAGAATGGAGACCTTATAATTGGCGGTCTGTTTGAGATTCAGAGGTACCTCAAAGTATTCCCTGAGCTGAACTTCAGAACAGAGCCAAAACTACCACGTTGTGAGCT TTTCTATATGACAAGCTTCCAGCAGGCAGCAACAATGGTTTTTGCGATCAATGAGATTAATAACAATCCAAACCTGCTGCCTAACATCACACTTGGTTACCAAATCTATGACAACTGTTTAAGGCTTGGAGTGGCATTCCGTGGTGCTACAGCTCTGGTTGGTGGGACAGAGGAGACCATCTCTGACCTCAACTGCAAAGGGCCACCACCGGTGATTGGACTCATAGGTGATCCAGGTTCTACTCATTCTATTGCAATTTCCAGTGTCCTTGGGCTGTTTCGACTGCCTATG ATTAGCTACTACGCTACCTGCTCTTGTTTGAGTGACAGAAAAAAGTACCCCTCTTTCTTCAGAACAATCCCCAGTGATGCCTTTCAAGTGCGGGCTATGGTTCAGAtcttgaaacattttaaatggacCTGGGTTGGTCTTATCTACAGTGATAATGACTATGGTATCTATGCTGCTCAGTCCTTCCATCAGGAAATGCAGTTATTTGGACACTGTGTtgctttttctgaaatattgcCCAATGATAACAACCCCACAGATATTCAGCGCATAATTGGAATGATTCGGTCCTCTACAGCTAGAGTGGTGGTTGTTTTTTCAGCTTCATCCTTACTGATACCTTTGATGAATGAGGTGGCAATGCAGAACATAACAGGCAGGCAGTGGATTGCAAGTGAAGCTTGGGCCACTTCAACTGTATTTCGCACACCACGTTTCCAGCCATACCTGGGGGGAACAATGGGTATTGCTATCAGGCGTGGAGAGATCCAGGGGCTTTATGACTTTCTGTTACGTATTCATCCCAACAATGATCAAAGAAATGATATAGTAAGAATCTTCTGGGAAAACATCTTTGGGTGCAGTTTTGAAACTGACGGTAAAGGGGCTGATGGAACACAAGTTAAAAAAGTGTGCACAGGACAGGAAGATCtgagcaaaacaaacacaccataCACAGATGTTTCTGGTTTGAGAGCACCCTACAATGTCTATAAGGCAGTTTATGCACTGGCACATGCACTTCATGACCTGATGCAGTGTAAGGAGGGGAGAGGACCATTCAGTGGCAACAAATGTGCCGATATAACTAACCTGAAACCATGGCAG CTGATTCACTACCTACAGAAAGTGAATTTCACCACAGGATTTGGGGATCATGTGTCATTTGATAAGAATGGAGATGCTCTGGCAATCTATGATGTACTGAACTGGCAGCCGAGCTCTGAAGGATCTATTAAGCTCTACAAGGTCGGTGTAGTAAATGATGGAGCGGCAACAGGGATTGTTCTCACACTCAACGAGGATGCATTTTTCTGGAATTTTGAAACACTAAAA TCAGTATGTACTGAGAGTTGCCCCCCAGGAACCAGAAGGGCCACGAGAAAGGGCCTTCCTGTCTGCTGTTTTGACTGCTTGCCATGTGGAGATGGAGAGATTTCTAATACAACAG ATGCTATTGAATGCACACCATGTCCAGATGAATTCTGGTCCAATCCAGAAAAAGATCAGTGTGTACCGAAAGAAATAGAGTTTCTGTCCTATGAGGATCCTCTGGGCATCTCTCTGACCACTGCTTCTCTGCTTGGCACCATCATCTGTGCTCTTGTGATGATCATCTTTGCTCTTCACCGTAACACTCCTATAGTACGTGCCAACAATTCAGAGCTCAGCTTCCTGCTGCTGGTGTCActtaaactgtgttttctgtgtgttctGCTGTTTATTGGCCAACCACAGTTATGGACATGTCAGTTAAGACATGCTGTGTTTGGTATAAGTTTTGTCCTGTGCATCTCCAGCATCCTGGTCAAGACTATGGTGGTAATAGCTGTGTTCAAGTCATCTCGACCAGAGGGTAAAGGAGCAATGAAATGGTTTGGAGCAGCTCAACAAAGATGCACAGTTCTGGTCCTAACAGCACTTCAGGTTGTGATATGTGCAGTCTGGCTATCAACTGCCTCTCCAACACCACATAAAAACAGCCAGTATATCCGCTCTAAAATAGTATATGAATGTGCTGTTGGCTCAGTTGCTGGTTTTTCTTTGCTTCTGGGATACATTGGACTGTTGGCAGCAGTAAGCTTCCTGTTAGCCTTTCTGTCAAGAAATCTTCCAGataattttaatgaagcaaAGTTCATCACTTTTAGTATGTTGATCTTCTGTGCTGTGTGGATTGCATTTGTTCCAGCATATGTGAGTTCTCCAGGGAAATATGCAGTTGCTGTGgagatatttgccattttgGCTTCTAGTTTTGGATTACTGGTGGCCATATTTGTCCCAAAGTGCTACATTATCCTTTTACATCCAgagaaaaacactaaaaaagcCATCATGAGAAGAGAAGcgcaaaataaatag